A genomic window from Streptomyces sp. 846.5 includes:
- a CDS encoding MFS transporter, whose product MTSSITPLAQPAPATTPPPGRRRALLGISAAYFMVLIDTTVLSVAEPDLARSLGSSTAGLQWAFTGYTVVFAALLLSGGAISDRFGAHRAFRTGIAVFGLGSLLSAFAPNLWTLVLLRGVLGAAAAAAVPATLSIITRLYPVPAERARAVATWAAISGSAMACGPVLGGFLVDLDGWRAVFLINVPLAALTLALTTGTLIHAPRGRTAIDWPAQLAACATLGLLTDALIALGSGSMLHAACSGTGALALAALLVRLERRSSAPVISAALLRAPGIPGLLLAGAAVNFAMSGMIFVLPLLLQQQWQLTPLMTGLAFLPMSLPPSVNPLLTGRIVARIGPAKPVLGGLLLLAAGSLAFGAAVLAGAPYAGLTVGLLCCGFGVSFALPALVAAVVTTAPEGTAGAAGGLLSSIRQVGATIGVAAMGAFVTVGHPGTAPSTSTHPLAWAELIPATACALSALLVARHRKVTTLGR is encoded by the coding sequence ATGACCTCATCGATCACACCACTCGCCCAACCGGCACCCGCAACGACACCCCCACCGGGCCGCCGACGAGCCCTGCTCGGCATCTCCGCCGCCTACTTCATGGTCCTCATCGACACCACCGTCCTGTCCGTCGCCGAACCCGATCTGGCCCGCTCCCTGGGCAGTTCGACCGCCGGACTGCAGTGGGCCTTCACCGGCTACACCGTGGTCTTCGCCGCCCTGCTGCTCTCCGGCGGCGCCATCAGCGACCGCTTCGGCGCACACCGCGCCTTCCGCACCGGCATCGCCGTCTTCGGCCTCGGCTCACTGCTCAGCGCCTTCGCCCCCAACCTCTGGACACTGGTGCTGCTGCGCGGAGTCCTCGGAGCCGCCGCAGCGGCAGCCGTCCCGGCCACGCTCTCCATCATCACCAGGCTCTACCCGGTTCCCGCCGAACGCGCCAGAGCCGTCGCCACCTGGGCCGCCATCAGCGGCAGCGCAATGGCCTGCGGCCCCGTGCTCGGTGGTTTCCTGGTCGATCTGGACGGCTGGCGGGCAGTATTCCTGATCAACGTCCCCCTGGCGGCACTCACCCTCGCGCTCACCACCGGAACCCTGATCCACGCCCCGCGCGGCCGCACCGCCATCGACTGGCCGGCCCAACTCGCCGCCTGCGCAACGCTGGGGCTGCTGACCGATGCACTCATCGCCCTCGGCTCGGGCTCAATGCTCCACGCCGCCTGCTCCGGCACCGGCGCCCTGGCCCTCGCCGCGCTGCTGGTCCGACTGGAGCGACGCAGCAGCGCCCCGGTGATCTCCGCCGCACTGCTCCGGGCCCCGGGCATACCCGGGCTGCTGCTCGCCGGAGCCGCGGTCAACTTCGCGATGTCCGGCATGATCTTCGTCCTGCCTCTGCTCCTGCAGCAGCAATGGCAACTCACCCCGCTGATGACCGGCCTCGCCTTTCTCCCGATGTCCCTCCCACCCTCCGTCAACCCACTCCTCACCGGCAGAATCGTGGCCCGGATCGGCCCCGCCAAGCCGGTGCTGGGAGGACTCCTCCTGCTGGCCGCCGGCAGCCTGGCCTTCGGCGCCGCCGTCCTCGCCGGAGCACCGTACGCGGGCCTGACCGTAGGCCTGCTCTGCTGCGGCTTCGGGGTCTCCTTCGCCCTCCCCGCACTGGTCGCAGCAGTGGTGACGACAGCCCCCGAGGGCACCGCCGGAGCGGCCGGCGGACTCCTCAGCTCAATCCGCCAGGTAGGAGCGACCATAGGAGTCGCCGCCATGGGCGCCTTTGTGACGGTTGGTCACCCCGGCACCGCACCCTCCACCTCCACCCACCCCCTGGCCTGGGCAGAGCTGATCCCGGCCACGGCCTGCGCCCTGTCGGCCCTCCTGGTGGCCCGCCACCGCAAGGTCACTACCTTGGGCCGATGA
- a CDS encoding LysR family transcriptional regulator — protein sequence MELRHLRTFEAVVNHRTVTDAAAALGMAPSSVSEQIRSLERSLGVALFDRAPRGMALTPAGDRMLVWSRRLLDQAELARAEVVAARAPLRIGALETIAATHVPGMLARLADRCPELRVDISSDASRDELLTGVASGVLDAALLLDTEGPLGELGFRLPPVKLDFVDLEPVPLVLVAGAAHPLAGVAGLARSDLVGERLYVTTPACSFWMAGERLLGADVDRVRAGGVALTRACAQQGLGIALLPEFAVRAELESGSLVRLDLPVHALSMRLVWRADREAVPGLRDVLYAASA from the coding sequence ATGGAACTGCGGCATCTGCGCACCTTCGAGGCAGTGGTCAACCACCGTACGGTCACCGACGCGGCGGCGGCGTTGGGTATGGCGCCCTCGTCCGTCTCCGAGCAGATCCGGTCGCTGGAACGGTCGTTGGGTGTGGCGTTGTTCGACCGGGCGCCTCGGGGGATGGCGCTGACTCCGGCCGGTGACCGGATGCTGGTCTGGTCGCGGCGGCTGCTGGACCAGGCCGAGCTGGCCCGGGCCGAGGTCGTCGCGGCGCGGGCGCCGCTGCGGATCGGGGCGCTGGAGACCATCGCGGCCACCCATGTGCCGGGGATGCTGGCCCGGCTCGCGGACCGCTGTCCCGAACTGCGGGTCGACATCAGCTCGGACGCCTCCCGGGACGAACTGCTGACCGGGGTGGCCTCCGGTGTGCTGGACGCGGCGCTGCTGCTGGACACCGAGGGCCCGCTCGGTGAGCTGGGGTTCCGGCTGCCGCCGGTGAAGCTGGACTTCGTCGATCTGGAGCCGGTGCCGCTGGTGCTGGTCGCCGGTGCGGCGCATCCGCTGGCGGGGGTGGCCGGGCTGGCCAGGTCGGACCTGGTCGGGGAGCGGTTGTACGTGACCACGCCGGCCTGCTCGTTCTGGATGGCCGGGGAGCGGCTCCTCGGCGCGGACGTGGATCGGGTGCGGGCCGGGGGAGTGGCGCTGACCCGGGCCTGTGCGCAGCAGGGGCTGGGTATCGCGCTGCTGCCGGAGTTCGCGGTACGGGCCGAGCTGGAGTCGGGCAGTCTGGTCCGGCTGGATCTGCCGGTGCATGCGCTGTCGATGCGGCTGGTGTGGCGGGCCGACCGTGAGGCCGTACCCGGGCTGCGCGACGTGCTCTATGCGGCGTCGGCCTGA
- a CDS encoding GNAT family N-acetyltransferase: MTLRATVRPYRPEDRDALFDICVRTAHDGGDSRHIHPDLELMPSIFAAPYAVLEPELAFVVDDGERAVGYVVATADTATFVKRYSTEWLPTLLRRYPAPDRALDRAATPSEVMVDLMHRPERMLLPELEEYPAHLHIDLLPSHQRAGHGRELMDALFAALRSAGVARLHLGMVTANTPARAFYDRLGFHEIPVADPGPLTYLGRSTG; encoded by the coding sequence ATGACCCTGCGAGCAACGGTCCGGCCGTACCGGCCGGAGGACCGCGACGCCCTGTTCGACATCTGCGTCCGGACCGCCCACGACGGTGGCGACTCCCGGCACATCCACCCCGACCTGGAGCTGATGCCGAGTATCTTCGCCGCCCCCTACGCGGTCCTGGAGCCGGAGTTGGCCTTCGTCGTGGACGACGGCGAGCGGGCGGTCGGCTATGTCGTCGCCACCGCCGACACCGCGACCTTCGTCAAGCGCTACAGCACCGAGTGGCTGCCGACGCTGCTGCGGCGCTACCCGGCCCCGGACCGGGCGCTGGACCGGGCGGCCACGCCGAGCGAGGTGATGGTGGACCTGATGCACCGTCCGGAGCGGATGCTGCTGCCGGAGCTGGAGGAGTACCCGGCGCACCTCCACATCGACCTGCTGCCGAGCCATCAGCGGGCGGGCCATGGGCGCGAGTTGATGGATGCCCTGTTCGCGGCGCTGCGCTCGGCCGGCGTGGCCCGGCTCCACCTCGGCATGGTCACCGCCAACACCCCGGCCCGCGCCTTCTACGACCGCCTGGGCTTCCATGAGATTCCCGTCGCCGACCCGGGCCCGCTCACCTACCTCGGGCGCTCGACGGGCTGA
- a CDS encoding helix-turn-helix domain-containing protein translates to MHRVAVLAVPPATTFDLSIPELVFGTALVGGEPAYQVLTCTPEPGPVEAYGGLQISVAHGLEVVDGADTVIVTGTGARSDADPRVLTALRRAAAAGSRIASICTGAFVLAQAGLLDGRRATTYWPFSAELAERFPAVDVVGDVLFVDDGEVLTSAGLAAGMDLCLHLVRADHGAAVAGAVARLAVVSPARYGDQAQVTAVPLPATGAFSLAETRAWALGRLDRPLALDDLAAHAHTSVRTLTRRFQAETGLTPLRWLLDQRVDRARELLELTDLPVDLVAERSGLGSADSLRHHLLRRVGLTPTAYRRRFPGPRTLPGAGISR, encoded by the coding sequence ATGCACCGTGTCGCCGTCCTTGCTGTTCCCCCGGCCACGACCTTCGACCTGTCGATCCCCGAGCTGGTCTTCGGCACCGCCCTCGTCGGCGGAGAACCCGCCTACCAGGTGCTGACCTGCACACCCGAACCCGGCCCGGTCGAGGCATACGGCGGTCTGCAGATCTCGGTCGCCCACGGGCTGGAGGTCGTGGACGGCGCCGACACCGTGATCGTCACCGGTACCGGGGCCCGCAGTGATGCCGACCCGCGGGTGCTCACAGCCCTGCGCCGGGCCGCGGCGGCCGGCAGCAGGATCGCCTCCATCTGCACCGGCGCCTTCGTCCTCGCCCAGGCCGGGCTGCTGGACGGCCGCCGGGCCACCACCTACTGGCCGTTCTCGGCCGAGCTCGCGGAGCGCTTCCCGGCCGTGGACGTGGTCGGCGACGTGCTCTTCGTCGACGACGGCGAGGTCCTCACCTCCGCCGGACTGGCTGCCGGGATGGATCTCTGCCTACACCTGGTACGGGCCGACCACGGAGCGGCGGTGGCGGGAGCGGTGGCCCGGCTCGCGGTGGTCTCCCCGGCCCGCTACGGCGACCAGGCCCAGGTGACGGCCGTGCCGCTGCCCGCGACCGGTGCGTTCTCGCTTGCCGAGACCCGGGCCTGGGCGCTCGGGCGGCTGGACCGGCCGCTCGCCCTGGACGACCTGGCGGCCCACGCCCACACCAGCGTGCGCACGCTCACCCGCCGGTTCCAGGCCGAGACCGGCCTCACGCCCCTGCGATGGCTGCTCGACCAGCGCGTGGACCGGGCCCGCGAACTGCTCGAACTCACCGACCTCCCGGTCGATCTGGTGGCCGAGCGCAGCGGCCTGGGCAGTGCGGACTCGCTCCGGCACCATCTGCTCCGCCGGGTCGGACTCACCCCCACCGCCTACCGCCGCAGGTTCCCGGGGCCCAGGACCCTTCCCGGGGCCGGAATATCGCGTTGA
- a CDS encoding spermidine synthase — protein MSVRFQELDWRRTALGELALRRRRYPDVGGVEKDVYEIKLNDEYLMSSLFTVAELELGRLALAELAGAADASLDVVVGGLGLGCTAQAVLESPSVRSLVVVDALAEVIDWHRRELIPSGLAADPRCRLVQGDFFAMVRGGSGLDPDAPDRRFHAIVVDIDHSPRHWLHPGNADLYQPAGLRCLAEGLHPGGVFALWSNDPPDDDFMAAMAQARAFTDVRAEVISFDNPLQGRESTNTIYLARSGD, from the coding sequence GTGAGTGTGCGTTTCCAGGAGCTCGACTGGCGTCGGACAGCCCTAGGCGAGCTCGCGCTCCGCCGCCGTCGCTACCCCGATGTGGGCGGCGTGGAGAAGGACGTCTACGAGATCAAGCTCAATGACGAGTACCTGATGTCGAGCCTGTTCACTGTCGCCGAGCTGGAGCTCGGACGTCTCGCCCTGGCCGAACTGGCAGGGGCGGCGGATGCCTCTCTCGACGTGGTGGTGGGCGGCCTGGGCCTGGGCTGCACCGCGCAGGCCGTGCTGGAGAGCCCGTCGGTCCGCTCGCTGGTCGTGGTGGACGCGCTCGCCGAGGTCATCGACTGGCACCGGCGCGAGCTGATCCCCTCCGGGCTGGCCGCCGATCCGCGCTGCCGGCTGGTGCAGGGCGACTTCTTCGCGATGGTCCGGGGCGGCTCCGGGCTCGACCCGGACGCCCCCGACCGGCGCTTCCACGCGATCGTCGTCGACATCGACCACTCGCCGCGCCACTGGCTGCACCCCGGCAACGCCGACCTCTACCAACCGGCCGGCCTGCGCTGCCTGGCGGAGGGCCTGCACCCCGGCGGTGTCTTCGCACTCTGGTCCAACGACCCGCCCGACGACGACTTCATGGCCGCAATGGCCCAGGCCCGCGCCTTCACCGACGTACGGGCCGAGGTCATCAGCTTCGACAACCCTCTACAGGGCCGCGAGTCGACCAACACCATCTACCTCGCCAGGTCGGGCGACTGA
- a CDS encoding GNAT family protein, with protein sequence MVLGQLVKLRPIEPSEAETLWRWNSDPEVMRRMQDGYRQTLAQVRKQMEERERNSYGYVLYGVEALDDGKLVGLVCLSGAEPETGCAELDIYLGEKDYWGRGYATDAMRTICRYGFEKMRLHKIMLTVVADNHAAHHIYQKVGFVEEGRLRQVFRRDGRWHDVFTMGLLEGELRD encoded by the coding sequence ATGGTGCTGGGGCAGCTGGTGAAGCTGCGGCCGATAGAGCCGTCGGAGGCCGAGACGCTGTGGCGGTGGAACAGCGACCCCGAGGTCATGCGGCGGATGCAGGACGGGTACCGCCAGACGCTGGCCCAGGTCCGGAAGCAGATGGAGGAGCGGGAGCGCAACTCCTACGGGTACGTGCTCTACGGGGTCGAGGCGCTCGACGACGGCAAACTCGTCGGCCTGGTCTGCCTGAGCGGCGCGGAGCCGGAGACCGGTTGCGCCGAACTCGACATCTACCTCGGCGAGAAGGACTACTGGGGGCGCGGCTACGCCACCGACGCGATGCGGACGATCTGCCGCTACGGCTTCGAGAAGATGCGGCTGCACAAGATCATGCTGACCGTCGTGGCCGATAACCACGCCGCCCACCACATCTACCAGAAGGTCGGATTCGTCGAGGAGGGCAGGCTCCGGCAGGTCTTCCGGCGAGACGGCCGGTGGCACGACGTGTTCACCATGGGCCTGCTGGAGGGCGAGCTGCGCGACTGA
- the rho gene encoding transcription termination factor Rho, whose protein sequence is MTTLLEPPTTTSAAPETPVTTVTTVTAGVFDLATGRNATGGILRTNGYLPGPGDVRITAQQIRRYGLRRGDLVETAGGGIVRVNGRAPELALKRPHFADLTPVHPYQRLRLETGPTGLTTRMIDLLAPIGKGQRGLIVAPPKAGKTAVLQAVADAVARNHPECRLMVLLLDERPEEVTDMRRSVRGEVLASTFDQPAQEHTALAELVIERAKRLVEAGEDVVLLLDSITRLCRAHNTTATSGSGRTLSGGVDASALLAPKKLFGAARSIEGGGSLTIIATALVETGSRADDYYFEELKSTGNMELRLDRTLASHRVFPAISPAPSGTRREELLTTPEELDAMRRLRRALQAQGQQQAVELLLERLRSTTGNAEFLTQIQRTTPEPGRTTAVR, encoded by the coding sequence ATGACCACCCTCCTTGAACCCCCAACCACAACATCCGCAGCACCCGAAACACCCGTCACCACCGTCACCACCGTCACCGCAGGGGTCTTCGACCTCGCCACCGGCCGCAACGCCACCGGCGGCATCCTGCGCACCAATGGCTACCTGCCCGGACCCGGCGACGTGCGGATCACCGCACAGCAGATCCGCCGCTACGGCCTGCGCCGCGGCGACCTGGTCGAGACGGCCGGCGGCGGCATCGTCCGCGTCAACGGCCGAGCACCCGAACTGGCGCTCAAGCGCCCGCACTTCGCGGACCTCACCCCCGTCCATCCGTACCAGCGGCTGCGACTCGAAACCGGGCCCACAGGACTCACCACCCGGATGATCGACCTGCTCGCACCCATCGGCAAGGGCCAGCGCGGACTGATCGTCGCCCCGCCCAAGGCCGGGAAGACCGCCGTGCTGCAGGCCGTCGCCGACGCCGTGGCCCGCAACCACCCCGAGTGCCGACTCATGGTGCTGCTGCTGGACGAGCGCCCCGAAGAGGTCACCGACATGCGCCGCTCGGTCCGCGGCGAGGTGCTGGCCTCCACCTTCGACCAGCCCGCCCAGGAGCACACCGCCCTGGCCGAGCTCGTCATCGAACGGGCGAAACGCCTGGTCGAGGCCGGTGAGGACGTCGTGCTGCTGCTCGACTCGATCACCCGGCTGTGCCGGGCCCACAACACCACCGCCACCTCGGGCAGCGGCCGCACGCTCAGCGGCGGCGTGGACGCAAGCGCCCTGCTGGCTCCCAAGAAGCTGTTCGGCGCGGCCCGCAGCATCGAGGGCGGCGGATCACTGACCATCATCGCCACCGCCCTGGTGGAGACCGGCTCCCGGGCCGACGACTACTACTTCGAGGAACTGAAGAGCACCGGCAACATGGAGCTCCGCCTCGACCGCACCCTCGCCTCGCACCGCGTCTTCCCCGCCATCAGCCCCGCCCCCAGCGGCACCCGCCGCGAGGAACTCCTCACCACCCCCGAGGAGTTGGACGCGATGCGCCGACTGCGCCGCGCCCTGCAGGCCCAGGGACAGCAGCAGGCCGTCGAGTTGCTGCTGGAGCGGCTGCGCAGCACGACCGGCAACGCCGAGTTCCTGACCCAGATCCAGCGCACCACCCCCGAGCCCGGCCGCACCACCGCCGTCCGCTGA
- a CDS encoding subtype B tannase: protein MKRRSVLKSMAGAALIPVAAGCTDSHSGSSSASSSASGSATSYSLDFNATSYSTKTKTVSTGSGTKKITYRFYSDNVYVQHPVNYKYQSLNISVPVEIDGKAVDATKAPIMFAINVGGYTSSSSWGATEQGGGTSSGTAAGGFGSSGAPGGTSGGPGSSSGGAPGASGASSGGAPGASGTAGAGGGGAAMGGSSVGLGSSMGSSWTSYDNGEMALANGYVVVEPGCRGRDQKSSGTDGTYYGKAPAAIVDLKAAIRYVRHNTSIPGNKDWIISSGGSAGGALSSLVGASGNSSLYDSELAALGAADADDNVWLSACYSPITDLDHSDGQYEWMWGTLTYQASGGMGGGPGSSSGSASGTASAAASSAAASSSASSSASTTVDQTYSGQLKEQFASYQKQLALPGINSFGTLSADNYSSYMMKDYLIPAATTALSKTLTASERAAYLKKNTWITWSGGQASFTWDNFLKHVGTRMKGVPAFDTFDLSAAENIEFGDATTNARHFTTYSLRHTTGKETAQLDSDLPKKISQMNPLHHLQAKNASRAKHWWLRTGTLDTNTAHTVVCNLAAITTQLGDEVNSGLYWDGGHAVNYDAPDLFAWITKLTGYSAT from the coding sequence CAGGTCCGTGCTCAAGTCGATGGCGGGCGCAGCCCTGATCCCGGTGGCCGCCGGGTGCACCGACTCGCACTCCGGGTCGTCTTCGGCGTCGTCGTCCGCGTCGGGTTCCGCGACCAGCTACTCGCTGGACTTCAACGCCACCTCCTACTCGACCAAGACCAAGACGGTGAGCACGGGCAGCGGCACGAAGAAGATCACGTACCGCTTCTACAGTGACAACGTCTACGTCCAGCACCCGGTCAACTACAAGTACCAGTCGTTGAACATCAGCGTGCCGGTCGAGATCGACGGCAAGGCCGTCGATGCCACCAAGGCGCCGATCATGTTCGCCATCAACGTCGGCGGCTACACCTCGTCCTCCTCATGGGGCGCGACCGAGCAGGGCGGCGGGACCTCCTCCGGTACGGCGGCGGGCGGCTTCGGCAGCAGCGGCGCACCGGGCGGCACGTCCGGCGGACCCGGCAGTTCCTCAGGCGGCGCGCCCGGGGCTTCCGGGGCATCCAGCGGCGGGGCGCCGGGCGCCTCCGGTACCGCCGGGGCCGGGGGCGGCGGCGCCGCGATGGGGGGCTCCTCGGTGGGACTGGGCAGCTCGATGGGCAGCTCGTGGACGAGCTACGACAACGGCGAGATGGCGCTAGCCAACGGCTACGTCGTGGTCGAGCCGGGCTGCCGGGGCCGTGACCAGAAGTCGTCGGGCACGGACGGCACGTACTACGGCAAGGCCCCGGCCGCGATCGTCGACCTGAAGGCCGCGATCCGCTATGTACGTCACAACACGTCCATCCCGGGCAACAAGGACTGGATCATCTCCTCCGGCGGCAGCGCCGGCGGCGCGCTGTCCTCACTCGTCGGCGCGTCCGGCAACAGCTCCCTCTACGACAGCGAGCTCGCGGCGCTCGGCGCGGCCGACGCCGACGACAACGTCTGGCTGTCCGCCTGCTACTCGCCGATCACCGACCTCGACCACTCCGACGGTCAGTACGAGTGGATGTGGGGGACGCTCACCTACCAGGCATCGGGCGGGATGGGCGGCGGCCCGGGCTCCAGCTCCGGCAGTGCATCCGGCACCGCCTCTGCCGCCGCCTCCTCCGCCGCCGCCTCAAGCAGCGCTTCCAGCAGTGCCTCCACCACGGTCGACCAGACCTACTCCGGGCAGCTCAAGGAGCAGTTCGCGAGCTACCAGAAGCAGCTCGCCCTGCCCGGCATCAACAGCTTCGGCACCCTCAGCGCGGACAACTACTCGTCCTACATGATGAAGGACTACTTGATCCCGGCCGCCACCACGGCGCTGAGCAAGACCCTGACCGCGTCCGAGCGGGCGGCCTATCTCAAGAAGAACACCTGGATCACCTGGTCCGGCGGCCAGGCCTCATTCACCTGGGACAACTTCCTCAAGCACGTCGGCACCCGGATGAAGGGCGTTCCCGCCTTCGACACCTTCGACCTGTCGGCGGCGGAGAACATCGAATTCGGCGACGCGACCACGAACGCCCGCCACTTCACCACCTACAGCTTGCGGCACACCACCGGCAAGGAGACGGCGCAGCTCGACAGCGACCTCCCGAAGAAGATCAGCCAGATGAACCCGCTCCACCACCTCCAGGCCAAGAACGCCTCCCGGGCCAAGCACTGGTGGCTGCGCACCGGAACGCTGGACACCAACACCGCCCACACCGTGGTGTGCAACCTCGCCGCCATCACGACGCAGCTCGGCGACGAGGTCAACTCGGGCCTGTACTGGGACGGCGGACACGCCGTCAACTACGACGCACCCGATCTCTTCGCCTGGATCACCAAGCTCACCGGCTACTCCGCAACCTGA
- a CDS encoding tyrosine-protein phosphatase encodes MTTRHLAFDRLHNFRDLGGYAAADGRTVRWGRLYRSDSLGKLTPGSADHDRFLALGVRTVIDLRYPWEIERAGRVPEQPGLDYHNLSIEHRPYDQAAIDPTVDPWRHLADRYAEVIEDGVNEIRQALDVIAAANGPDDGPLVFHCASGKDRTGLIAALVLTLLGVDEDDILADFARTERATDRLLADYRAAHPDRHQIWPGYGRAPATVMRHVLDDLTATHGSVHGYATDRLGVDAALVAALRERLLEVPITGKSVDSSLV; translated from the coding sequence ATGACGACCAGACACCTCGCCTTCGACCGCTTGCACAACTTCCGCGACCTGGGCGGCTACGCCGCAGCGGACGGCCGTACGGTGCGCTGGGGCCGGCTCTACCGCTCCGACTCGCTCGGCAAGCTCACCCCGGGCAGTGCCGACCACGACCGCTTTCTCGCCCTCGGCGTCCGCACGGTGATCGACCTCCGCTACCCCTGGGAGATCGAGCGCGCCGGCCGGGTCCCCGAACAGCCCGGTCTCGACTACCACAACCTCAGCATCGAGCACCGCCCCTACGACCAGGCCGCGATCGACCCGACCGTCGACCCCTGGCGCCACCTCGCCGACCGCTACGCCGAAGTCATCGAGGACGGCGTGAACGAGATCCGCCAAGCCCTGGATGTGATCGCGGCCGCGAACGGCCCGGACGACGGCCCCCTGGTGTTCCACTGCGCCTCCGGCAAGGACCGCACCGGCCTGATCGCCGCCCTGGTGCTCACCCTCCTCGGCGTCGACGAGGACGACATCCTCGCCGACTTCGCCCGCACCGAACGGGCCACCGACCGCCTCCTGGCCGACTACCGCGCCGCCCACCCGGACCGCCACCAGATCTGGCCCGGCTACGGCCGCGCCCCAGCCACCGTCATGCGCCACGTCCTCGACGACCTCACCGCCACCCACGGCTCCGTACACGGCTACGCCACCGACCGCCTGGGCGTGGATGCCGCACTGGTGGCGGCGCTGCGGGAGCGGCTGCTGGAGGTCCCGATAACTGGAAAGAGTGTTGACAGTTCATTGGTCTAG